A single Pseudoalteromonas rubra DNA region contains:
- a CDS encoding M23 family metallopeptidase, translated as MKYHLMIAIPLGMVLSTLVSDLPEQASEQCDNVDTSVVAEQKPNVNQNNGKSVLAQQPAAAQSPAAPEHSPNTEHKILTLSAGQSFTALLKPYGVSERQVFSLQKLMAPEVNLSQLPVGQKIKIDITKGKLSSITLATGFAQRLNVSMTGQWHKRLYQLDTRQAQSVHDVAITQSLYESLVEDSVPLDVINQTITVFSHFVDFQREIHQGDALTMMYDKAILSVKDGLQQQLEKAGQLKFARLQNQGEDLAVYHHHTEGGQSGFYFADGRPAQSFLLKTPLNGARLSSTFGSRKHPILGYTRLHAGLDFGAPVGTPIFAAGNGTIKKAGWGGGFGNRVVIRHANGYDTLYAHLNGFAKGVKPGTRVRQGEVIGYLGNTGLSQARHLHYEVHRHGKPINPLSLRQVKQQRLDGSQLADLQQSIARVHQNPLLNQYVSAIPVADKL; from the coding sequence ATGAAATACCATTTGATGATCGCCATACCTCTGGGCATGGTGTTAAGCACCCTTGTGTCTGATTTACCTGAACAGGCCTCTGAGCAATGTGATAATGTGGATACGTCAGTTGTCGCTGAACAGAAGCCTAATGTGAACCAGAACAATGGCAAATCGGTGTTGGCTCAGCAACCTGCCGCCGCTCAGTCACCCGCTGCGCCTGAGCATTCACCAAACACTGAGCACAAGATCCTGACGCTGTCAGCGGGCCAGTCTTTCACTGCTTTGCTGAAACCTTATGGTGTGAGCGAACGGCAGGTGTTTAGTTTACAGAAGTTAATGGCACCTGAGGTGAACCTGAGTCAGCTACCGGTTGGGCAAAAGATAAAAATTGATATCACAAAAGGCAAACTGAGCTCTATTACCCTGGCAACCGGATTCGCGCAGCGCCTGAATGTGTCGATGACGGGCCAGTGGCACAAGCGTCTCTATCAACTGGACACTCGTCAGGCCCAGTCTGTCCATGATGTCGCAATCACACAAAGCTTATATGAGTCACTGGTTGAGGATTCTGTGCCATTGGATGTGATCAATCAGACCATCACGGTGTTTTCACACTTTGTGGATTTTCAGCGCGAAATACATCAGGGCGATGCATTAACTATGATGTACGACAAAGCTATTTTATCGGTGAAGGATGGCCTGCAACAGCAGCTTGAAAAAGCGGGCCAGCTAAAGTTCGCCAGGTTGCAAAATCAGGGAGAGGATCTGGCTGTATACCACCATCACACTGAGGGCGGGCAAAGCGGCTTTTACTTTGCTGATGGTCGCCCGGCACAAAGCTTTTTACTTAAAACTCCGTTAAATGGCGCGCGATTATCGTCAACTTTTGGTAGTCGTAAACATCCTATTCTGGGATACACCCGTTTGCATGCCGGGCTTGATTTTGGCGCACCTGTTGGTACACCTATCTTTGCTGCCGGTAACGGGACTATTAAAAAAGCAGGGTGGGGAGGTGGCTTCGGCAATCGGGTTGTGATCCGCCATGCGAATGGCTATGACACGCTGTATGCACACCTTAATGGGTTTGCAAAGGGAGTGAAACCAGGCACCCGTGTCAGACAGGGGGAGGTAATTGGCTATTTGGGTAACACAGGATTGTCTCAGGCGCGTCATTTACACTATGAAGTGCACAGGCATGGCAAACCCATTAATCCATTATCCCTGAGGCAGGTAAAACAGCAACGTCTTGACGGCAGTCAGCTGGCTGATCTCCAGCAGAGTATCGCGCGTGTACATCAAAATCCACTGCTAAATCAGTACGTTTCGGCCATACCGGTAGCTGATAAGTTGTAA